A genomic segment from Drosophila miranda strain MSH22 chromosome 3, D.miranda_PacBio2.1, whole genome shotgun sequence encodes:
- the LOC117188058 gene encoding succinate dehydrogenase assembly factor 2-A, mitochondrial — MLRQFLFITASRRLVRPMIAPHRSASSSLDKTEFTTPSQIVDYDDPPHLPVPEYPLRPDEPLETRKQRLLYQSRKRGMLENDLLLSTFVAKHLRDFSAAQTAQYDELINGVSNDWDIFYWATETKPTPPQYDTEIMRMLKQHVKNEERVQRIRQPDL; from the exons ATGTTGCGGCAATTTCTG TTCATCACAGCATCGCGTCGGTTGGTGCGGCCCATGATTGCCCCACATCGCTCGGCCAGTAGCAGCCTCGACAAAACTGAGTTTACAACTCCGTCGCAGATAGTCGACTACGATGATCCCCCGCATTTGCCTGTGCCTGAGTATCCACTCCGACCCGACGAGCCTCTCGAGACTCGCAAGCAGCG GCTGCTGTATCAGAGTCGGAAGCGTGGCATGCTCGAGAATGATCTGCTCCTCAGCACGTTTGTGGCCAAGCATCTGAGGGACTTCTCCGCCGCCCAGACAGCCCAGTACGACGAGCTCATCAACGGCGTGAGCAACGACTGGGACATATTCTATTGGGCCACCGAAACGAAGCCCACACCGCCCCAGTATGATACGGAGATAATGCGAATGCTAAAGCAGCATGTGAAGAACGAGGAGCGCGTGCAGCGCATAAGACAGCCCGACTTGTAG